In the genome of Acetobacter oryzifermentans, one region contains:
- a CDS encoding exodeoxyribonuclease III, with product MKLATWNVNSVRQRMDLVLDWLKREQPDVLMMQEIKCETDLFPKAAFEDAGYGCAVIGQKSYNGVATLVRGDFSVTTDHLPGFSDPAARYVEVRTQHIVLGNLYLPNGNSGGEQGYATKLEFLNALTARARLLLAEETDFVLAGDYNICPAPIDCAPGALGPEDALVRPQSRAAYRRLLWLGLTDALRAVHPTGAAYTFWDYQARAWERDCGLRIDHMLLSPRLAERLQTAEPDKNEREMPRPSDHVPFIVTLKDPVKPGA from the coding sequence ATGAAACTTGCAACTTGGAATGTAAACTCCGTCCGTCAACGCATGGATCTGGTATTGGATTGGCTGAAGCGTGAACAGCCAGACGTGTTGATGATGCAGGAAATCAAGTGCGAGACGGATCTATTCCCCAAAGCTGCCTTTGAGGATGCTGGGTATGGCTGCGCCGTAATAGGGCAGAAATCCTACAACGGGGTTGCTACTCTTGTGCGTGGAGATTTTAGCGTCACGACAGATCACCTCCCCGGCTTTTCAGACCCGGCAGCACGATATGTGGAAGTGCGCACCCAACATATTGTGCTGGGCAATTTGTATCTGCCCAATGGCAATTCAGGTGGAGAACAGGGCTATGCCACCAAGCTTGAGTTCCTAAATGCCTTAACAGCGCGTGCGCGCCTTTTGCTAGCTGAAGAAACAGATTTTGTGTTGGCGGGTGACTACAATATCTGTCCTGCCCCTATAGATTGCGCCCCCGGAGCCCTTGGCCCAGAAGATGCTCTTGTGCGCCCACAAAGCCGGGCTGCGTATCGTCGCTTACTCTGGCTGGGGCTGACAGATGCTTTGCGGGCAGTGCATCCAACAGGCGCAGCTTATACATTTTGGGATTATCAGGCCCGCGCATGGGAGCGGGATTGCGGGCTGCGGATTGACCACATGCTGCTTTCCCCTCGCCTTGCAGAACGTCTGCAAACGGCTGAACCTGATAAAAATGAACGCGAAATGCCGCGCCCATCTGACCATGTGCCCTTTATTGTCACGTTGAAAGACCCAGTAAAACCGGGCGCTTAA
- a CDS encoding glycosyltransferase has protein sequence MGSLFRLTTYNGISQRADMCMHDNLERNEQAVLQGTCAAIVTYGDRVHFLKQVLEGVFSAGAGHAVVVDNGTAESVAAEIARLPEIFGADRLTIIRLQTNTGSAGGFHAAIQAAALRESTQHIWVLDDDNRPEPNSLKALSKAWISMGASKQVCLSSFREDKTTYKKLFKTCKLHGITKNSFFGFSMQTLLRKQKAKVWQKDGLKCLQMQMSAYGGFWFHKSWIQKVGLPDARLFLYFDDYDFTLRITENGGQIWACQNSVLKDLELSWQVNDSVLQHWLREEENFSRTYFSIRNRVYIERNFVKNKYIYDVNIILYFISKIIFKNRQSIYYHFRHPHLVCRRWKLIAQAIKAGKAADFQTLPPAV, from the coding sequence TTGGGAAGTCTGTTTCGGCTGACGACTTATAACGGCATTTCACAACGGGCAGACATGTGCATGCACGATAATCTTGAACGGAATGAGCAGGCAGTTCTGCAAGGAACATGCGCAGCCATTGTGACGTATGGTGACCGTGTCCATTTTCTAAAGCAGGTTTTGGAAGGTGTTTTTAGCGCCGGTGCCGGGCATGCCGTTGTTGTAGATAATGGCACGGCAGAAAGTGTGGCGGCAGAAATTGCTAGATTGCCAGAAATATTCGGGGCGGATCGGCTTACCATTATTCGCCTGCAAACCAATACGGGTTCAGCCGGTGGTTTTCATGCGGCTATTCAGGCAGCGGCTTTGCGTGAAAGCACACAGCATATATGGGTGCTGGATGATGATAACAGGCCTGAGCCAAACTCCCTGAAAGCTCTTTCCAAAGCATGGATAAGTATGGGGGCAAGTAAGCAAGTATGTCTCAGTAGTTTTAGGGAAGATAAAACAACATATAAGAAACTTTTTAAAACCTGTAAGCTGCACGGAATTACAAAAAACTCATTTTTCGGTTTTTCCATGCAGACTTTGTTGCGGAAACAAAAAGCAAAGGTTTGGCAGAAAGATGGGCTGAAATGCCTGCAAATGCAGATGTCAGCTTATGGTGGTTTCTGGTTTCATAAAAGCTGGATTCAAAAAGTTGGTCTGCCGGATGCACGGCTTTTTCTTTATTTTGATGATTACGATTTTACCCTACGGATTACAGAAAACGGAGGGCAAATTTGGGCGTGCCAGAACAGTGTTCTAAAAGATCTGGAATTATCATGGCAGGTCAATGATTCCGTATTGCAACACTGGCTGCGTGAAGAAGAAAACTTTTCCCGCACTTATTTCTCTATTCGAAACCGTGTTTATATTGAAAGAAACTTTGTAAAAAATAAGTATATTTATGATGTAAATATCATTTTGTATTTTATATCAAAGATTATTTTTAAAAATAGGCAGAGTATTTACTATCATTTCCGGCATCCTCACTTGGTGTGTAGAAGGTGGAAGCTGATTGCGCAGGCTATAAAAGCCGGTAAGGCTGCAGATTTTCAAACACTCCCTCCGGCGGTTTGA
- the pqqC gene encoding pyrroloquinoline-quinone synthase PqqC encodes MTTQLLTPNELEQALRAIGAERYHNLHPFHRALHDGKLNKGQVQAWALNRYYYQASIPAKDASLLARLPTAELRREWRRRLEDHDGTEPGSGGVARWLKLTDGLGLDRAYVESLEGLLPGTKFAVEAYVHFVRERSVLEAIASSLTELFSPTIISERVSGMLQNYAFITEETLAYFKPRLTQAPQDSAFALAYVKEHARTVEQQQSVLNALKFKCGVLWSMLDALDYAYVTPARIPPGSFRPETAA; translated from the coding sequence ATGACCACCCAACTGCTCACCCCGAATGAACTGGAACAAGCCCTGCGTGCCATAGGCGCAGAACGCTACCACAATCTGCACCCTTTCCATCGCGCATTGCACGATGGTAAACTGAACAAAGGACAGGTTCAGGCATGGGCGTTGAACAGATATTACTATCAGGCCAGCATTCCCGCTAAAGATGCCTCTCTTCTCGCACGCCTTCCCACTGCCGAATTGCGGCGTGAATGGCGGAGACGGTTAGAAGACCATGATGGCACAGAACCGGGCTCCGGCGGCGTAGCGCGCTGGCTGAAGCTTACGGATGGCCTGGGGCTGGATCGTGCCTATGTCGAATCACTCGAAGGTCTGCTGCCTGGCACAAAGTTTGCTGTAGAGGCGTATGTGCATTTTGTGCGCGAACGTTCTGTGCTGGAGGCTATTGCTTCCTCCCTGACAGAACTGTTCTCCCCCACCATTATCAGCGAGCGTGTTTCGGGCATGTTGCAGAACTATGCCTTTATTACCGAAGAAACACTGGCTTACTTTAAGCCGCGCCTGACACAGGCACCACAGGATTCTGCTTTTGCGCTTGCTTATGTAAAGGAGCACGCTCGCACAGTGGAGCAACAGCAGAGTGTGCTCAACGCACTTAAATTTAAATGCGGCGTGCTATGGTCCATGCTGGATGCGCTGGATTATGCTTACGTCACGCCCGCTCGTATTCCACCTGGTTCTTTCCGCCCAGAAACTGCAGCATGA
- a CDS encoding HesB/IscA family protein: MTQPTPFSVSESAANRIASVIAKKQATATPETPAPVAMRVSVEAGGCNGFQYLFTLIPAADIAADDTRIEKNGALVVVDPASMDLLSGAELDFADKLMGAHFAVNNPNAASSCGCGTSFSVA; encoded by the coding sequence ATGACCCAGCCAACACCCTTCTCCGTTTCGGAATCTGCGGCAAATCGCATTGCCAGTGTAATTGCCAAAAAGCAGGCAACTGCCACCCCAGAAACGCCAGCACCGGTTGCCATGCGTGTCTCTGTAGAAGCCGGAGGATGTAACGGCTTTCAATATCTTTTCACGCTTATTCCCGCGGCTGATATTGCGGCCGATGATACGCGCATAGAAAAAAACGGGGCGTTGGTTGTGGTTGACCCGGCCAGTATGGATTTGCTGTCTGGCGCAGAGCTTGATTTTGCAGACAAGCTGATGGGCGCGCATTTTGCGGTGAACAACCCTAATGCGGCGTCTTCCTGCGGCTGTGGCACAAGCTTTTCCGTGGCATGA
- a CDS encoding lipopolysaccharide biosynthesis protein gives MMNSQVKALFVRVFRNTGYILGGRGFCAALSLITTAVCARALGLQDYGVLLLINSFVLSCSAGLRFQSWQPLLQYGSSLYRKGDRHPFQMLLRHCMLLDGVGAVAGMGVALLLCEWFGNLLGWGDASSATPFWYMTVILFMNTGGAMGVMRLLDRYELSVLADSGSGLIRLVGSLAGLFWHWSFTSFLVIWYFSTVASFFINYGMGAYLLLRSDGLQNFRIFGVPWVSPIKGIWRFIFSVSINQALARLSSRLTVMIVGAVLGPQSAAIYNVTWQISDGLARPAQMMTPALYPELVALKDKRDWASIRQVTHRILQVLGVFSAAVLAIVFVLGPWLLHVLLTVPWSGTRTLLLLMTLTAILDLWDVPLEPLLVSLNRAHQILLGRLFTMCVTLPLLYFLTSGLGMTGAGLATLIGELVIFLTRLVPYLLMSRKQDFGRGNG, from the coding sequence ATGATGAATAGTCAGGTTAAGGCTCTGTTTGTCCGTGTCTTTCGCAATACCGGGTATATTCTGGGGGGACGTGGGTTTTGCGCGGCTCTATCACTTATAACCACAGCAGTTTGCGCACGTGCATTGGGCTTGCAGGATTATGGTGTTCTGCTGCTTATCAATTCTTTTGTTCTCTCCTGTTCAGCAGGGTTGCGGTTTCAATCTTGGCAACCTTTGCTGCAATACGGCAGTAGCTTGTACCGTAAGGGAGACAGGCACCCGTTTCAGATGCTCTTACGCCATTGCATGCTGCTGGATGGCGTAGGCGCTGTGGCAGGTATGGGCGTTGCCTTGCTGCTGTGTGAATGGTTCGGAAATCTTTTAGGCTGGGGAGATGCGTCTTCCGCTACACCGTTTTGGTACATGACAGTTATTCTGTTCATGAACACAGGTGGCGCTATGGGCGTGATGCGGTTGCTGGATCGGTACGAACTCTCTGTACTGGCAGATAGCGGAAGCGGGTTGATCCGTTTGGTGGGTAGCCTTGCGGGGCTGTTCTGGCATTGGTCTTTTACCAGTTTTTTGGTGATCTGGTATTTCTCAACTGTTGCATCATTTTTTATCAATTACGGCATGGGCGCGTATCTGCTTTTGCGCTCGGATGGGTTGCAGAATTTCCGTATATTCGGCGTGCCTTGGGTAAGCCCTATCAAGGGTATCTGGCGCTTTATTTTTTCTGTCAGCATCAATCAGGCGCTTGCACGGCTTTCTTCGCGCTTAACGGTGATGATTGTAGGTGCCGTTCTTGGCCCGCAGAGTGCTGCCATTTATAACGTAACGTGGCAGATTTCTGATGGTCTGGCGCGCCCGGCCCAGATGATGACACCAGCTTTGTATCCAGAACTGGTGGCCTTGAAAGATAAGCGAGACTGGGCATCTATCCGGCAGGTAACGCATCGTATCTTGCAAGTGCTTGGTGTGTTCTCGGCAGCGGTGCTGGCCATTGTGTTTGTGTTGGGGCCTTGGTTGTTGCATGTGCTGCTGACTGTGCCGTGGTCTGGCACCCGCACACTTCTGCTGCTGATGACATTAACTGCCATTCTGGACTTGTGGGATGTGCCGCTAGAACCTTTGTTGGTTTCTCTTAATCGTGCCCATCAGATTTTGCTGGGACGGTTGTTTACAATGTGCGTAACACTGCCCTTGCTGTATTTCCTAACTTCTGGGTTAGGAATGACCGGAGCCGGTCTGGCAACATTAATAGGCGAGTTGGTAATCTTCCTAACCCGGCTTGTGCCTTATCTGTTGATGAGCCGAAAGCAGGATTTTGGAAGAGGCAATGGCTAA
- a CDS encoding ELM1/GtrOC1 family putative glycosyltransferase, whose product MAKAAPVSDTCEVWILDTHRAGEMAQCRALADMLGLPCQIIPLQADFSLPEQIPDTRNLRLILSFGNAVQAALALRTRCKNTPAVVQLGRPSHVPAADLDLIIILPQDDYPAASNVLRLRFPLNGADKGQRFIPQANPVTRHGGTVVLYGAPSKQFFLDKQDTYKLLSFSHKLAQAHHEPLHVLTSPRTPVEAEGWLEDISKTIPMQIYTFRKGVNPFQRFLQEANRFVVTGDSASMLADACRTGAPVWLFPLRTKQSFMEWLQASVDWLGLHTIRNRLVRSGWLGSGTCFEKWHTTLAEQNYIHLVSPQVSSQALIWQPDALRRDDDMQKCYESIMKLPLFIAR is encoded by the coding sequence ATGGCTAAGGCAGCGCCAGTTTCTGATACATGTGAGGTATGGATACTGGATACACATCGTGCCGGTGAAATGGCGCAGTGCAGGGCTTTGGCGGATATGCTTGGATTGCCGTGCCAGATTATTCCACTTCAGGCAGATTTTAGCTTGCCAGAGCAGATTCCGGATACCCGAAACCTCCGGTTGATTCTGTCTTTTGGTAATGCAGTGCAGGCGGCCTTGGCGTTGCGAACGCGTTGTAAAAACACGCCAGCCGTTGTGCAATTAGGGCGGCCAAGCCATGTGCCCGCAGCAGATTTGGATCTGATAATTATTCTGCCGCAGGATGATTATCCAGCAGCTTCCAACGTATTGCGTTTAAGATTTCCCTTAAATGGCGCGGATAAAGGCCAGAGATTTATACCGCAAGCAAATCCAGTTACGCGGCATGGCGGCACGGTTGTTTTGTATGGTGCGCCCTCAAAGCAGTTTTTTCTGGATAAGCAGGATACATATAAACTCCTAAGTTTCAGCCATAAACTGGCACAGGCACACCATGAACCATTGCATGTGCTTACCAGCCCAAGAACTCCTGTAGAGGCTGAAGGTTGGCTGGAGGATATAAGTAAAACCATTCCAATGCAGATTTACACGTTCCGAAAAGGCGTTAACCCTTTCCAGAGGTTTTTGCAGGAGGCCAACAGGTTTGTTGTAACTGGAGATAGTGCATCCATGTTGGCAGATGCGTGCCGTACGGGGGCGCCTGTATGGCTGTTTCCATTACGGACTAAGCAGAGCTTCATGGAATGGTTGCAAGCCAGCGTAGATTGGCTGGGGTTACACACTATCCGCAACAGGCTCGTGCGTTCTGGTTGGTTGGGAAGTGGGACATGCTTTGAGAAGTGGCATACCACTCTGGCCGAGCAGAATTATATCCATTTGGTGTCACCACAGGTTTCTTCTCAGGCATTGATATGGCAGCCAGATGCATTGCGGCGGGATGATGATATGCAAAAATGTTATGAGAGTATCATGAAACTGCCTTTGTTTATTGCCAGATAA
- a CDS encoding deoxyguanosinetriphosphate triphosphohydrolase — MDRAAKETAGVPDTTECRDLMPYAVQPGVGRARRLYDEPESLTRSPWQRDRDRVIHSSGFRRLQYKTQVFVNHEGDFFRTRLTHSLEVAQVARSMARFLKLDEDLTEAVALAHDLGHTPFGHAGEDALAAHMQEWGGFDHNTQALRQVMLKERRYLAFDGLNLTWETLEGLAKHNGPVKRPSARLLELDALFPLELSTYASAEAQVAALADDIAYHGHDLDDGVKSGLLSLDDLVDVPVVGEELFEVRKAAADLPSHDTRTLQRIRHEMVRRVIHKLVTDVLICTRERLQDLAPRHVEDIRAASGPVVAFQEQMAQANKGIRKFLFAHLYRHWRVNRMTHKARHVTAELFDTLTESPSLLPAEWQREAEGKDATGLRRVVADYVASMTDRYAMEEHRRLTDLSVAG, encoded by the coding sequence GTGGACCGTGCTGCAAAGGAAACCGCAGGAGTGCCAGACACGACAGAATGCAGGGATCTGATGCCCTATGCCGTTCAGCCAGGAGTAGGCCGGGCGCGCCGCCTTTATGATGAGCCAGAATCTCTCACACGTTCACCGTGGCAGCGTGATCGGGATAGAGTAATCCATTCTTCGGGCTTTCGTCGCCTGCAATATAAAACGCAGGTGTTTGTGAACCATGAGGGAGACTTCTTTCGCACGCGTTTGACACATTCCTTGGAAGTGGCGCAGGTGGCCCGCTCCATGGCGCGGTTTCTGAAGCTGGATGAAGATCTAACAGAAGCCGTCGCACTGGCGCATGATCTGGGGCACACGCCTTTTGGGCATGCGGGAGAAGATGCGCTGGCTGCCCATATGCAGGAATGGGGTGGGTTCGATCATAACACACAGGCCCTCCGGCAGGTGATGCTGAAGGAACGCCGGTATCTGGCATTTGATGGGTTGAACCTGACATGGGAAACACTGGAAGGGTTGGCCAAGCATAATGGGCCAGTTAAACGCCCGTCTGCACGATTGCTGGAATTAGATGCGCTGTTTCCGCTGGAACTTTCTACATACGCCTCTGCCGAGGCGCAGGTGGCGGCACTGGCGGATGATATTGCCTATCATGGGCATGATCTGGACGATGGCGTAAAATCAGGCCTGCTCTCGCTGGATGATCTGGTAGATGTGCCCGTAGTGGGGGAAGAACTGTTTGAAGTGCGGAAGGCTGCGGCTGATCTGCCTTCTCACGATACACGCACTTTGCAGCGTATCCGTCATGAAATGGTGCGTCGTGTTATTCATAAACTGGTGACGGATGTGTTGATCTGCACGCGCGAACGCTTGCAGGATCTGGCCCCTCGGCATGTGGAGGATATACGCGCGGCATCCGGCCCTGTTGTGGCCTTTCAGGAGCAGATGGCCCAAGCCAATAAAGGTATTCGTAAGTTTCTGTTTGCCCACCTGTATCGTCATTGGCGCGTGAATAGGATGACGCACAAGGCCCGGCACGTTACGGCAGAACTTTTTGATACGCTTACGGAGTCGCCATCCCTGCTGCCAGCTGAATGGCAGCGTGAGGCAGAGGGAAAAGATGCCACAGGGTTACGGCGTGTGGTGGCGGATTATGTGGCTTCCATGACAGATCGCTACGCTATGGAAGAACATAGACGGTTGACGGACCTGTCTGTTGCAGGCTGA
- the pqqA gene encoding pyrroloquinoline quinone precursor peptide PqqA: MAWTAPKVTEIPLGAEINSYVCGQKK; the protein is encoded by the coding sequence ATGGCTTGGACTGCACCAAAAGTTACCGAAATTCCGTTGGGCGCTGAAATCAACAGCTACGTTTGCGGCCAGAAGAAATAA
- the argS gene encoding arginine--tRNA ligase yields MSDCVFQRYRQHVLAIVQELLPNVPEETLARVELTPTRDPAHGDMATNAALLLAKVARRKPSDIAADLVAALQKVDGVASVAAAGPGFVNITLKPDVMRRVLPAVLRAGEAYGASQAGKGLRVNVEYVSANPTGPMHVGHCRGAVVGDALANLMAKAGFAVTKEFYINDAGAQVKALAWAAYWRYLQALGTKMTQDDFSALAPGGLQYQGEYLIPVGMELAAEYGNKLTETDADGAPLPAPEATWLETVRGFAVAHMLTAIKEDLAALGVHHDVFTSEAEVLHRGVTDAAISKLEQQGLLYEGVLEPPKGKLPEDWEEREQLLFRSTQFGDDVDRPLRKSDGTNTYFANDIGYHADKVARGAQMMIDVWGADHGGYVKRMKAAVKAITGDTVPLEVVLCQIVHILRDGQPVKMSKRAGTFVTLRDLIDEVGRDAVRFTMLTRKSDAQMEFDLDLVVAQQRDNPVFYVQYAHARCRSVLRAAAEAAAYGDTDDAALASASLESLTSDAEMALIRRLAEWPRMVEAAALAREPHRVAFYLADVAGDFHALWNRGRDDASLRFLQPDAVEATRARLALVAATAVVIRSGLAIMGVEPVEEMR; encoded by the coding sequence ATGTCTGACTGTGTGTTTCAGCGTTATCGCCAACATGTTCTGGCCATTGTGCAGGAACTGCTGCCTAATGTGCCGGAAGAAACGCTGGCTCGCGTGGAACTGACCCCAACGCGAGACCCCGCGCACGGAGATATGGCAACCAATGCTGCTCTCCTGCTGGCTAAGGTGGCACGCCGCAAACCATCAGATATTGCGGCCGATCTGGTCGCCGCCCTGCAAAAGGTGGATGGTGTTGCCTCTGTAGCCGCAGCCGGGCCGGGTTTTGTAAACATTACACTTAAGCCCGATGTCATGCGTCGTGTTCTGCCCGCAGTGTTGCGTGCGGGTGAAGCCTATGGGGCATCTCAGGCTGGCAAAGGCTTACGGGTGAATGTGGAGTATGTTTCCGCCAACCCAACAGGGCCTATGCATGTAGGCCATTGCCGTGGGGCTGTGGTGGGGGATGCCCTTGCCAACCTTATGGCCAAGGCAGGCTTTGCCGTTACCAAGGAATTTTACATTAATGATGCCGGTGCACAGGTAAAAGCGCTGGCATGGGCGGCTTACTGGCGCTACCTGCAAGCTCTTGGCACCAAAATGACGCAGGATGATTTTTCTGCGTTGGCTCCCGGTGGCCTGCAATATCAAGGTGAATATCTTATTCCAGTAGGTATGGAGCTGGCGGCAGAATACGGGAACAAGCTGACAGAAACCGATGCAGATGGTGCGCCCCTGCCAGCGCCGGAAGCCACATGGCTGGAAACAGTGCGTGGTTTTGCCGTGGCGCATATGCTCACGGCTATCAAGGAGGATCTGGCAGCCCTTGGTGTGCACCACGATGTGTTTACATCAGAAGCCGAAGTGCTGCACCGTGGCGTAACAGATGCAGCCATCAGCAAGCTGGAACAGCAGGGCCTGCTATATGAAGGTGTGCTGGAGCCCCCCAAAGGCAAGTTGCCGGAAGATTGGGAAGAGCGTGAGCAGCTTTTGTTCCGTTCCACTCAGTTTGGGGATGATGTAGATCGTCCACTGCGCAAATCTGACGGCACCAATACCTATTTTGCGAACGATATTGGCTACCATGCAGATAAGGTAGCCCGTGGTGCGCAGATGATGATTGACGTATGGGGGGCCGATCACGGTGGTTACGTCAAACGCATGAAGGCCGCCGTTAAGGCGATTACGGGTGATACGGTACCGCTTGAAGTGGTGCTGTGCCAGATTGTGCATATTCTGCGTGATGGACAGCCCGTTAAAATGTCCAAACGGGCAGGCACGTTTGTTACTCTGCGTGATCTGATTGATGAAGTCGGGCGTGATGCGGTGCGCTTTACCATGCTTACCCGCAAGAGTGATGCCCAGATGGAGTTCGATCTTGATCTGGTGGTGGCGCAGCAGCGTGATAACCCGGTGTTTTATGTGCAGTATGCCCACGCTCGTTGTCGCTCCGTGTTGCGCGCCGCCGCAGAAGCCGCTGCATATGGTGATACGGATGATGCAGCTCTTGCTTCAGCATCACTCGAATCTCTGACATCGGATGCTGAAATGGCGCTTATCCGCCGTTTGGCAGAATGGCCGCGTATGGTGGAAGCCGCCGCGCTTGCGCGCGAACCCCATCGTGTGGCCTTCTACCTTGCAGATGTGGCGGGTGATTTTCATGCCTTATGGAATCGTGGCCGGGATGATGCTTCTTTGCGCTTCCTTCAGCCAGATGCTGTAGAGGCAACCCGTGCGCGTCTTGCCCTTGTTGCAGCTACGGCGGTGGTTATCCGCTCTGGTCTTGCAATCATGGGTGTGGAACCCGTGGAGGAAATGCGCTGA
- the pqqB gene encoding pyrroloquinoline quinone biosynthesis protein PqqB — translation MLEIVVLGAGAGGGFPQWNSNAPACRRARAGDPAAPSRTQASLAVSGDGQHWYVLNASPDLRTQINQTPDMFPREGLRSTPISGVVLTSGEIDAITGLLTLRERQHFNLYATQPVLDQINANPIFNALDRTLVPRSAMQPEHPISLVPAEFSIMPFIVPGKVPLYAEKAENPAEIMSNGENIGLEITDGRARVLFIPGCAMMTDALRNRINGADVVFFDGTLWTDDEMIRAGLGSKTGHRMGHMSIADEPGGTIAAFRPLHVKRKILIHINNSNPILLADSPERHAVEQAGWDVAFDGMKVSL, via the coding sequence ATGCTTGAAATTGTTGTTCTTGGTGCAGGTGCGGGTGGTGGCTTTCCGCAATGGAACTCTAACGCCCCGGCTTGCCGCCGCGCCCGTGCGGGAGACCCCGCAGCCCCTTCCCGCACGCAGGCATCTCTTGCCGTAAGCGGAGATGGCCAGCACTGGTATGTACTCAATGCCTCGCCCGATCTGCGCACCCAGATCAACCAGACACCGGATATGTTCCCGCGTGAAGGGCTACGCTCCACCCCCATTTCTGGCGTTGTGCTTACAAGTGGGGAAATAGACGCCATTACGGGCCTGCTCACCCTGCGCGAGCGGCAGCACTTTAATCTATATGCCACACAACCTGTGCTGGATCAGATCAACGCAAATCCTATTTTTAATGCACTAGATCGCACGCTTGTGCCACGCAGCGCCATGCAACCGGAGCACCCCATTTCCTTGGTTCCGGCTGAGTTTAGCATCATGCCCTTTATTGTACCGGGCAAAGTCCCCCTTTACGCAGAAAAGGCCGAAAACCCTGCTGAAATCATGAGCAATGGGGAAAACATTGGGCTGGAAATAACGGATGGCCGCGCCCGAGTCCTGTTTATTCCCGGCTGCGCGATGATGACAGATGCCCTACGCAACCGCATAAATGGCGCAGATGTTGTGTTTTTTGATGGCACGTTGTGGACAGATGATGAAATGATCCGCGCCGGACTGGGCAGCAAAACCGGGCACCGCATGGGCCACATGTCCATTGCAGATGAGCCCGGTGGCACCATTGCCGCCTTCCGCCCTTTACATGTGAAACGTAAAATTCTCATCCACATCAATAATTCCAACCCTATTCTCTTGGCCGATTCACCAGAGCGCCATGCCGTAGAGCAAGCAGGATGGGATGTTGCATTTGATGGAATGAAAGTCTCGCTATGA
- the pqqD gene encoding pyrroloquinoline quinone biosynthesis peptide chaperone PqqD codes for MISESSILRFARGTRLQYDRVREVWFIQAPERAFHADPIAVEVLRLINGTRNVGDILELLCQKFSAPRDIIARDVLALLQDLTTKQVLLAV; via the coding sequence ATGATTTCTGAAAGCAGTATCCTCCGATTTGCGCGAGGCACACGCCTGCAATATGACCGCGTGCGGGAAGTATGGTTCATTCAAGCGCCTGAACGCGCCTTTCATGCAGACCCTATCGCGGTTGAAGTGCTGCGACTGATAAATGGTACTCGCAATGTGGGAGATATATTAGAGCTGCTCTGCCAAAAATTTTCCGCCCCGCGGGATATTATTGCACGGGATGTGCTAGCCCTTTTGCAGGATCTGACCACCAAGCAGGTGTTGCTGGCAGTATGA